The Sediminitomix flava genome contains the following window.
AATATGAAAATTGGAACTCAAAAGAAAAACCTACACATGAATTACTTTTTTCAGGCTCACTAGGAATAAACTTTTGGTTTGATGAAGACTGTGTTAGTCAAATACAATGGGGACCTGATTTTATAGATGATAATACAATAAATTGGCCGAGTTAAAATAAAAATAAACACAACAAGGGGCATATTACACAGGTCGGGTGCGACGCAACCCGCCTGCGACACCATGCCCGAGTCGTTACAGCTCATTGTGTTAGCGTGTGCAGAGCGGGGAAGTAGCGGATAAAAATTTGCGTATCTTGAGCTAACTTTCGATATAGGAAACTCGAAGAATGGACTTTTTAGATTTATTTTTTCTTGTGATTCTATCTACCAATTCGATTTTATCTCTGACAAGATTTGAGAATTATTGAAGAACGTAATTTTGAGTAACTTAAATGGAATCGAAAAGTTGGCGATAAAATTTGATTAGAACGTTTAGCGGAATATTAGCGGACAAAATGCGTATAGAAAAATTGCAGAGCGTAGCGAAATCGTAAGAAAAACGTCTGCAGAATATGAAGAAATAGTTTGCCGATTTATGGCGATTAAACAATAAAACCGATCTGTAACAAGGGGCATAGCACACAGGTCAGATGCGACGCAATCTGCCTGCGATGACCATGCCCATGTCGTTAGTGGCAATAAATTAAGATGATGATACCAAAGATTAAAGGAATAATAGATAGGCGAATTCTAATTAATTATCGAGTTGATAAGGATGTCCTAGCTAGTTTTTTACCTGAGCCATTCAAACCTAAATTAATCAATGGAAAGGGTATCGCAGGTATTTGTTTGATTAGATTAAAAGAAATAAGACCAAAAGGTCTACCTAAGCAAATCGGAATTTCATCTGAAAATGGAGCACACAGAATAGCTGTTGAATGGATCGAAAATAATAAATTAAAAGAAGGGGTTTATATTCCAAGGAGAGATACTTCTTCCAAATTGAACTCACTTGCTGGAGGAACGATTTTTCCTGGAATTCATCACTTAGCAGATTTTTCTGTTAAAGAAATTAATGGTAGTTATAAAGTGGGTTTTATAAGTGATGATGGAACCTCTTTATCAATAGAAGCTAACGAGACGGTTAGTTGGAACCAAGAAAGTGTCTTTGAAAATTTGGAATCTGTATCTGAATTTTTTGAAAGTGGTTCAGTTGGTTATTCTCCCGATAAAAGTGAATTTGATGGATTAGAACTCAAAGCCTACAATTGGAAAGTATCTTTGTTAGATGTAAAGGAAGTTAGATCGAGCTTTTTTGAGAATGAGAAGATTTTCCCTAAAGGTTCCGTGGAGTTCGACAATGCCTTATTAATGAGAGACATTGAACATGAATGGATTGGATTAAAAAAAATTAAAAAAAGCCACTAACAAGGGGCATAGTTAACACCGCACTAACCGTCAACACGACCTAAGTGCATTACCATGCCCGATTCGTTATAGGGCATTTGAAAAACCGCAAGAATCGGGTTTCATTACGTTTTGAGAATTGAGAATTTTGTCAAAACATTTAAAAAGAATTAATATGCAATTTGATTTTGACAATAAACAGAGAAAAGAAATACTCAAAACAGTATCTGAAAAGTTGGAGAACTATTATAGCTCAACAAAAGATTTTAAAACCAATCCTGATTTGAACATAAAAGAAATCAGAGAATCTATACTTACCAAAGAATTAGCTAATGGCATTAGCCCAGATAAAGCAATCGAGCATGTGATAAAAGGACTTGAGACCTTTTCAGTTCATACACCGCATCCTAAGTATTTTGGACTGTTCAATCCACGTTCTAATTATGCAGGAATCATTGCTGACTTAATCACAGCTACTTATAACCCTCAATTAGCTGCTTGGAGCCATGCCCCTTTTGCCGTTGAAGTTGAGGAGTTAATAATTAGGGAATTTGCAAATAAATTTGGATACGATGGAAATGCAGATGGTGTTTTTACAACTGGAGGAGCTGAAGCCAATCTTACAGCTATGCTCTGTGCTTTGAACCATAAATACCCAAACTTTGCTAAAGATGGAGCATTTGGTTTGGACAAAAAGCCTGTTGTTTTTTGTTCAGCAGAGGCTCACCACTCTATTCAAAAAGCAGCAAAAGTTGTTGGGATTGGGTACAGTCTTGTAGAATCAATACCAGTTACAGATGAATTAAAGCTGGACACAGAGATTTTACAGCAAAAACTAAATGAACTTGACTTATCAGTTTATTCGCCATTAATGATTATTGGAACTGCAGGAACTACTGGCACAGGTACAATTGACGAACTGAATCAACTAAGTTTCATTTGCAAAAAGAACAACATTTGGTTTCATGTTGATGCAGCTTATGGAGGCGGAGCAATTTTAAGCCAGGATTTGAAGCACCAATTAACAGGCATTGAAAAGTCTGATTCTATTACTTTTGATGCTCATAAATGGATGTCAGTTCCAATGGGAACAAGTATATTTTTGACATCGAAAAATGATATTCTCGGAAAAACGTTCAGAATTTCAACAGAATATATGCCTAAAGAGGCTGATAAACTCACGATTACCGAACCCTTTACACATTCTATACAATGGTCGAGGCGATTCATTGGTTTAAAAATATATCTTTCACTACTATTCTATGGTTGGCAGGGATATGAACAAACCATCAATCATCAGGCAGAGATGGGGCAGTATTTGAGAAATAAGTTATTAAAAAGTGGTTGGCTTATAAAAAACTATACAGGTTTGCCGGTTGTGTGTTTTACAAAAGCAGATTTTGAAACAGATACAAATTTCACAAAAGAAATATTGGATAAGATTTTAGCAAAAGGTAAATCATGGTTGTCTGTTTACCCTATAAAAGGAATACCTACTTTTAGGGCTTGTATTACAAACTATAATACTACTGAAAAGGAAATCGATGAATTGGTTGATGAACTAAATGATGAAGTTATAAGCTATGTTGGACAATAAAACACATCAATATAATAAAATTGCAGAAGCTATTGCATTTATAGATGATAACCATAAAGTGCAACCATCTTTAGACACAATAGCTGAACATGTAAATTTAAGCCCTTTTCATTTTCAGCGTCTATTCAAGGAATGGGTAGGAATTAGTCCGAAAAAATATTTGAAATTTATCAGTTCAAGTTATGCAAAGAGTTTGCTCAGGAAAAAAGAAAGCAACCTATTTGATACGGCTTTCGAAATGGGCTTATCTGGAACAGGAAGGCTTCACGACATGTTTGTAACGATTGAGGGCATGACTCCTGGAGAATATAAAAATGGCGGTTCAAGTCTGATAATCAATTATAGTTTTGCAGAAACTCCTTTTGGCGAAATCATAGTAGCAGCCACCAACAAAGGAATCTGCCATATGGCATTTAGCGAGAATAATGTATTAGCATTCAAGGAATTACAAGACATTTTCCCGAATGCAACATTCAATCAAAAAGTAGATAAATTTCAACAAGACGCTTTATTTATTTTCAGTAATGACTGGACTAATCTTAGTGAAATAAAATTACATTTGAAAGGAACAAAATTTCAATTGAAAGTTTGGGAAGCATTGTTATCAATTCCTTATGGAAATCTCTCTACTTATGGAGAAATAGCAGAAACGATTCAGCATCCAAAAGCATCGAGAGCAGTGGGAACGGCAATAGGAAACAATCCGATAGCCTACCTGATTCCATGTCATAGAGTAATTCAAAAATCGGGAAATATAGGTGGCTATCATTGGAATCCGACAAGAAAGAAAGCTATAATAGGTTGGGAAGCTTCAATATTGGAAAATGAATAAAAACGCACTACACCATTTTTTATAAGTAATGTCAGACAAAGTGCTAAATATCAAGGTTTGTAGCCCGCTCAAACATGGTAGAAGTTTGAAAGGAAACTACAGCGCAATCTGCGACAACTCATACAATTTACAGTTATCATTAATTAATGTCACATAAATGAATTATTGTTCAAATTGCAGTCATAAAATAGAATATGGAAGTGCCAATTTTTGTTCTAATTGTGGGGCAGAATTAATTGCAAGAAATAAGAAAAATATCGAACAAGATCTTTCCTTTAAAGAAAATTCGAATAATATTTTTTTAATTCTTCACCCTCAATATAATTTTCTTCACCAATTAACTACTAACATTTTTCATCTAGAATCTCTATTTTTTACTCTAATTATCAGTATTGTGTGGGGGACTGTATTATATATGAAATTAGGAGGAATATCTGTTGATGAGTACTTTTCAATTAATATTTTCTTTTCAAGAATTGAGGGAGTCTATATTTTCTACTCACTTTTAGCAATACCAGTTTTTATAATTAGACCATTAATTATACTCCTTTACAACTACCTAATATATAGTAATACAACTTACAGAATCAAGGAGAATGAAATAGAGTATTGTGAGAGTTTTATAACTGAAAATTATAGTTCTATTGAATATAATAAAGTAATAGAGGTACACCTTAGAAAAGGTATAATTCAAAAATTATTTAAATTAGGTACCATATTTTTAGAAACACCAGGGAGTGGTGATGGTAGGAATGGTATTCTAATAAAAGATATATGTAATTATGAAGAAGCATATAAATTAATTAATTCATTAGTACGAAAAAAATGATAACAAGGGGCATATTTGATAGGCAGCTATGCGACGCAATCCGCCTGCGATACCATGACCGTATCGTTGGCAAGAATAAATAAACTTTAAAAACTACCTATAACTTATGTACAAATATATTTACATTTTTTTACTTATGTCAGTACTACTTTTTTCAAAATGTACTAACAACGTAAAAACAAATGAAATGAAAACACAATTGGGGTATTTTGACCAGATTAATGAGATCCCAGACAGCGTTCAAGTAGAAGGTATTACAATCAAAAATCTATTTAAAAATCAGATTTTAGCTCATCAATCTGGGTATGATAGTACTCTGATTACAGACAAAGTTTATCTAAGTCATCAAGCCTTTTGGGACAATTGTTATGGGATGATTTTCGGAGAAGAAAATAGTCATAAGTTCCAAACAACCAAAGGGATGATCGCATGGAATAGAACACTTTATCCTGAAAATAAAAGCATGTTTGATGAAAGAGCTAAAGTTTTAATAGAGCTTAAATTAGATTCATTGCTAAAAACAAATTTGAAAAAGTTCAATGATTTGGTTCCATATAAGGTAGAGTCTACAATCGGAATTTTATTTACACCATTGATAGGTATAGGTTTTGGAGGTTGTAATAAGGATCAATTTTGTATAGAACTCAATAATACAGATTATGAAATAGCTTATCTGATTGAAAAAGGTTTACCTCATGAATTAAATCATTTAGCTTATGAACCATTGAGAGGTGATGATCCTAAATTTCAAACAGCTTTAGGACAAGTTCTAGATGAAGGTTTTGCTTGCTATTTTGCATGGAAATTTTTTGAAGGTGAAATGACTAAATATGAAGCTGTTTCTAATATGAGTGAAAGTGATTGGAATTGGTTTGTTCAAAATGAGAAAGCAATTTTTGAAAAATTACAAGAATATTTCGACGACGAAAGTGGGGATAATCCAATCTTACGAAACGATAAACTCAAACTTTTTCCTGATGCTCCTCAAGGTTTAGCGTATTGGCTAGGTTTTAGAATTGTTGAAAAATATGTTGAAAATCATGGTGAGAATAGCTGGAAAGATATTTATGAACTAAATATTGAAGATGTGCTGGATAAAAGTGGGTACGATGAATATATTAGTGAATTATAAAAACTTTTGCCAAAACGCAGGCAGAAGAGACGCAATCTACCTGTGAAACCATGCCCGAATCGTTACCAATAACTATAAAATTAAATGAGATACTTTTTACTATTTGTAATTTTTTGTTCTTGTTCATTGAAAGAAAGTGAACGTACCCAAAAACTTAAAAATACAGATAATACCGTTTTTGTTTTTCATGATGCAAAATATGACTCTCATGTTCAGTTAGAAAAGAATGGGGGAAGACTCGGCAGTGTTTTGCCTTTAGGTTTGGTTCTTTATAAAGATCAAAAGCAAAATGACTTTAAATCTTTTATACCCAATCAAACAGTAGATACCTTGGTTATTGACTCCCGTAATGATGAGTTTTTAGAAATCATACACCGTTACAAAGCGATTGAAGATATCCACTTTTTGATCAAGGCAGGAGATACGGTGAATATTTTTTACGACAGCATTGGTTATCCAGTACTTGAAAGCTCTATAAGTGATGATTTTACCAAACTGTATAATTTCAGAAAAGATATACGCACTACAATAGAAGTAAATACACACCTTTTTGAACCTCAAACAATCTTAAAATCAGAGTATAATACTGCCAAATATTACTTATATAAAGAATCCAAAGAGAAATATCATTCTATATTTGAGAACAAGGCATTCTATGATGTAGATACACTTGTCAGACAGCATCAATCTTTCAAAGAAAAGTACTTTAAAGCTTTACAAACTACTTCTTTAGAACAGTCTAATCGATCATTAGTATATCAAGAATATTTTAAGCAGATACTGAAACTAGATACATATTATATTCGCTTGATGCATAATTCTCGTCTTGATCAAGGACTTACAGCTAGAGACATATATCCAATTTTTAATGATAGTCTGATTGATTATCCATCCTATAATCAATTCTTTCAATTGTATTTGGCAATCATTGAATATAAGCGGGACAATATTGTTCATATTAGAAAATCGAATAGTATTACCCCTCATTACAGGCAAGTCTTCGAAAACCTTAGATTGAATGATTCCATTCCTGAAAAAACAAAATGTCTTCTCAGTAGGATTTTGATCAATGATATGGTTGAAGACAAGAACGCTGATTTGTTTAGAACACTAGCTGAGCATAAAGAAATGTTTAGTGATTCTACTTTTCTTACCGAATTTGAGGAAAAAAACAGGCTTACCGAAAGTGAAAATACAATTCTTCTAGAGTCTCCCGATGGTGAAATTATAGACTTTTTTAATTTACTGAAAAATGGGAAGGAAGACGAATACTACATTGAATACTGGGCGACTTGGTGTAAACCTTGTATAAAGGAGTTTCCTTATTTGAAAGGATTAGCAGAAAAACTTGCCAATGAAAATAAAAAAGTAATTGCTTTATCTTTAGATGAGGAATCAGGTAAATGGAAAGATTTCTTGAGACAAAAGGACTTTATTGATAAAGAAATTTTACACTTTAGAGTATATAATCAGTTCTCTTCAAAGAAGTTGAAATCTTATCAAATAGAAAGTATTCCTAAAAATATGGAGTTCTTTAAGAATGGAAATATCAAGACTCTTAATGCTCAGCGTCCAAGTCAAATCCTAACAGTAAAATAATATTGGTGACAAAATGCATATTGCACCTCTCAGCTATGCTGATGAAGCTTCTTCTTATCCTTAATCATATAAATTTAGTATTTTAAGGTCAATAATGTAAACATCCATACGTCGCAACAAGCCTTACGTGATATCCAGTCGTTAGCTACAATTATAAGTTGAGAACTCTCGAGAATCATATTTGGAGTATTTTAAATCATATCTAGAATTCAAATATAGGTGGTCTATTGAAAATTTTGATTGATGGAACAGTATAAGATAAAAAAGAGTGAAGCAAAGAGAATTGTTTATCAACAATTGCCAAAAAAGATTTTAGTATTGATTCTCGTAATTGGATATTTCCTGTACGTCTGTATTACTCTTCTTATAGATTTTGAAACTAATACTATCCTTATAGTTACAGGATTATTGATTGCTTTGTCAATTTCAACTTTCTTTGTTGTAAATGACGTTAAGAATACAATAAATGAACTATCAGGTTCTTATTATGAATTAGTAGATAACAAGCTATACCACATTTTATCTAGCGGGGACACAGTAACAATAGACTTAAAAAACTTGAATAAAATTACAGTTAACAGTAAAGGGATAATCATTAGAACGTTTAATCGTAAATATTATCTCTCAAACAAAATCACAAACAGTAGTAACCTCTTTAACCAAATAAAGAGATGTAGACAGTAATTATATTTAAGTTTTAAAACTTGAAATAATTGTGGCTGTAATAAAGAAGGGATATAAACCACTTAGTCAATTAAATGACTAAGTGGTTTTTCTGTTTTCAGGCCTAAACTAAAAGAAAGTAAAGATAAATGTAGTCCCATAATCCTTTTACTTCTGAATAGTGATAAAGTAGGTTATGACAGTATTTGAGTTGCGATAAATATATTTTCAAAAATTGTAATATTTACCATTACGCTTTAAAACACAGGAGGTTAACATTGTATAATTTATCCATATTTTAAGGGTTCGGGACCAATTTTATGCTCATTCATTTTTTTGATTTTCTTTCTTATCCTTTTCTATCGTTTGATGTTTTAATCAGTTATATATCTTCTTTAATTAGTTGAATAAGATCGACTCTCTATCAAGATCACATTAGTATTCTTCTTGAAGTTTTTGAGAGTGTTTTTTAACTAATAATAGCACAAATGAGAAATTATATATTAGCACTAGTTTTATCCTGTTTACCATTTCAGCTTTTTGCTCAAATGGGCGTTAATGATTCAATACCTGTATTAGGAAGGTGGTCAAAAGAACGTATCAATAAATGGTATGCAGATCAGCCTTGGATGGTTGGCTGTAATTATTATCCTGCAACTGCAATTAATCAGATAGAAATGTGGCAGGAATCCACTTGGGACCCTAAACAAATAGATAAAGAGCTTGCTTGGGCTGAGGAAATAGGTATGAATACATTAAGAGTGTATTTGCATGATTTAGTTTGGGCAGCCGATGAACAAGCTTTCTACCAGCGAATGGATGATTTTTTAACTATCTGCGAAAAGCATAAAATACGTGCATTTTTTGTCTTCTTTGACGATTGTCATTTCCCCAATCCAAGTTTAGGTAAACAACCCGAACCCGTCAAAGCATATCATAACTCTGGATGGGTAAATTGTCCTTCTCGTGAGTTAGCACATCGTTATGCTATTGGAGAGGTGAGTGAGGTAGAAAAAGCTCATCTAAAGAATTATGTTCAAAGAACTATGTCACGATTTAAAGATGACAATCGAGTAGTGATGTGGGAATTATATAACGAACCTGGAAGAGGAACAGGAGAAGAAGGCGATATGGCAAAAGTAAAAGTCCGTAGTGCGATTGGAGATCAATCAAAACAATTAGTCTATGATTCTTGGGTTTGGGCAAGAGCGATAAATCCATCGCAACCTATAATGTCTACTACTGCGGGGAGTATTGGGCAAATAAATATTAGAATAAATCGTATTAATTCAGATTTGCATTCCATTCATACATACGGGCCTCCAAAGGGAGTTCGTGCTAGAGTGAAAGAGTATCAAAAAGACGGACGTCCTGTGATTGTGACAGAGTGGCTAGCTCGAACACGTAATAGTACTGTGGAAGATTGTCTGCCTGTAATGAAAGAGCTAAATGTTGGAGCTATTAATTGGGGCTTTGTATCGGGCAAGTCTGGAACGATTTGGGATTGGAAAAGTAGAAAAGATGCAGAAGGTAAAAAACGTAGCGTAGTACATGAGCGCGAAGTAGGAAATATTGTGAAAAAGGGTGAGGAGTTTCCTGAGCCAGAAGTTTGGTTTCACGATATATTTAGAATGGATGGTTCTCCATATAGCCAATCTGAAATAGAGATTTTTAAACAATTGACAAAAGACAATAAGGCAAGTTATCCCTCAAAGTAGATCGTTTAAGCTTTGCTTTTGTATTTCTAAAAATATGAATTTCCTAGAAATATCAATTGCAGTCTACCCTCAGTTTTTTGATAACTTTTAAAGTCAGTTTAAAAAACTACTCATTTGAAAATAGATATCGACAACTCTTCGGTACTGATATTTTTTAAAGCAATATTTAGTCAATTGTTTGAAGATATTTTTTAAGTCTCCAAGGTAACCGCAAAGAAAGAAAATGAGCCATCCTAAATCTCTATTTAGAATGGCTCATTTTTGGTATTTGTAATAATTCTATGATTATTATCTTTTAATAAAGGAAGTACAACCAATACCTTCCATACATAAAAAATACAATCCTGGCTTTAACTGGTTCACAGGAATTGAAGATTGATTTTCAAAACTTCCTACTTTCTGCCCCAGAGTATCAAAAATATGTATGATACCTTTATTTCCATCTTTTGTAGTTATATGAATAAAATCATCAGATGGATTTGGGTATAATTTAAAGCCTTGTTCAGTTTTTAAATCATTGCTTGTAATTCTCTCACTTACATTTATAGTAAAGGTAAATTCGCCACTACACTCATCCTCAGAATTATATTGTACAGTATATTCTCCAGCCATTGAAAGGTCAATGTTATTTAGTTCTAGCACTTCAAAGCCAGAGGTTTGGTACATGTTTGTACCATTTGACCATTCGTAATTCCAAGCGTCACCATTCAACCACAGCTGCAGATTATCACCTTCGTTTACATTAATCACATCAGCTACTTGTGCGCCAGAATTATTCACATTGTAGTAGAATTTCACTTGCTCAAGACCACAGGCAAAACCAGGGTCACAGCCAAAGATTTGAATGTTTTGAGTAGTTTCATCATCTATATTGAAGTAAGTTTCTTTGTCTTCTTCTTTAATACATTGGTTGTCAATAAAGACATTTTTAAACGTGATGTTCTTCATCCAATATACATCTCCGTTTGAAAGCTTTGAACCTTCAATAAGCGACTTCATAGCTCTAGGAGTTTGCTGATATCCGTTTCCATCGAAAATGACTTGCTGACCTGATACATAGATGTTTTCCATAAAGATACCATCTACGCTACCAACTTCATTGGTGAAATCCGTAGGAAGCTCATAGTTGCCCACATCTATCTTTCTTGAATTGTTATGTAGATTAACCAAGGCAGGGATATTTCCATCAACCCATAGATTTTTGATTCTAACATTAGAACCATTCATATCAAAATCTATCTGAGACATAACGATACCATTATTGTTTCCAATATTCCTCCACTCTGGATAAATAATGTAATTATTCGTCATTGTAGAGTTTTCGGTATGGTAGCCGCCATCCCAGCCCAAACACATAATCGAACCATTGAAACCTTGCCAAATTACATTATTTGTGATCGTTAGTCCCTTATTGTAGAATACATCATCACAAGCTCTGAAAAAGCAGTGATCAACGGTATTGTCTTCCCCCCAAGGTCTTGCACCATCGTTATTGGGGTGCCAAGCCCAGTATTTCATACGGTAGTAATTTGCTTTTCCTGACCCCATATTTACACCATGGCTAGCTCCATCACAAACGATGATACCCTCTATGGAGTTGTTATTTCCACCAAGTCCAATATGAGACTCTAGTGGCTCAAAGGAATCAACACCCAAAATTCCACCATTATTAGCTAAGTTTTTAGACCATTTGAAATCTCTTCCTGTCAAAACTCCTCTACCAAATATTTTTACGTTGTTGACCTTATTTCCGTAAATACGGCCATGAACATAAGCTCCCCCTTCAAAGTAAACTTGTTTGTTATCTGCCATTACTTCTGCTAGGTTACCGACTGTGCTTGAAAATTGTGCTCTTAGATCGTGATATCCTTTCGGAAAATATATGGTGCTTGCCTGAGTCATTTCTTCAATACTTGATTGCTCACTATAAACATGAACGGAAGCATCATTTTTATCAGGTACATTAGTTTCCAAGGGTTCTCCAAAGATCATAAGCATATGTTTGACCACTCCGTCACTTGTATGTTGGTTATCAGCAGATTTGAAATTTATAGAAATATAGTCAGCTTTCTCAAGTTCAAATGTAATGGTTTTTCCATCTGTTGAACGTTCAAATTCAATGTCGAATGGCGAAGGAACAATCTCAATATCTGACGAACCATCTCCAAAGAGTTTTTCTACTTCAATTTGTACGGGTTGAGAAAAATCAGATGAAAATTCAGTCCAGTTAAAAGTACGTCCGCCTCTAAATTCTGCAGCAAAATTAGGAATCTCGATATCTTTTGATTCTGACATGATCACTTGAGATGCGATTACCTCTGAACCTTGAATAATTCTGACTGCATATTTATCAGATAATAAAGCCTCACCTTCTTCAGTTGGCCAATCGTAAGTGACAATTTCTTGTGCTTGAGCAAATAATGCACAGGTTGATATTAGAAAAAGTAAAATTAACCTCATAGCTATCTCTTTATTTTTAAGCTTAACTTAAATGTTATCGGCTAAGTAAACTAGAATAGATATACCATCTTTTTGTCATGAATCACTAAAAGGTCATTTCGGCAATTACTGTGGAAACTAAGGCTAATGTTTACTTCAATTTATCATTCTGATTCATCTTAATAATTCCATTTTTCATTCAGATTTCATTTAAAATTTTAGTCTTGATAGTATGAAAATGAAGATTCTTTCTTTTGACCTTTTAATGCTATTGAGTATTTCTTTTCGAGAAATAAAATATTGTTAGGTTTTGAAATTGATCGTAATGAACTTCGAAAAGTACTTTCAGTACAATTCATTCTTAGTAAACCAAAAAAGCATTTTTCAGAATAAAATAGATCAAT
Protein-coding sequences here:
- a CDS encoding T9SS type A sorting domain-containing protein, which translates into the protein MRLILLFLISTCALFAQAQEIVTYDWPTEEGEALLSDKYAVRIIQGSEVIASQVIMSESKDIEIPNFAAEFRGGRTFNWTEFSSDFSQPVQIEVEKLFGDGSSDIEIVPSPFDIEFERSTDGKTITFELEKADYISINFKSADNQHTSDGVVKHMLMIFGEPLETNVPDKNDASVHVYSEQSSIEEMTQASTIYFPKGYHDLRAQFSSTVGNLAEVMADNKQVYFEGGAYVHGRIYGNKVNNVKIFGRGVLTGRDFKWSKNLANNGGILGVDSFEPLESHIGLGGNNNSIEGIIVCDGASHGVNMGSGKANYYRMKYWAWHPNNDGARPWGEDNTVDHCFFRACDDVFYNKGLTITNNVIWQGFNGSIMCLGWDGGYHTENSTMTNNYIIYPEWRNIGNNNGIVMSQIDFDMNGSNVRIKNLWVDGNIPALVNLHNNSRKIDVGNYELPTDFTNEVGSVDGIFMENIYVSGQQVIFDGNGYQQTPRAMKSLIEGSKLSNGDVYWMKNITFKNVFIDNQCIKEEDKETYFNIDDETTQNIQIFGCDPGFACGLEQVKFYYNVNNSGAQVADVINVNEGDNLQLWLNGDAWNYEWSNGTNMYQTSGFEVLELNNIDLSMAGEYTVQYNSEDECSGEFTFTINVSERITSNDLKTEQGFKLYPNPSDDFIHITTKDGNKGIIHIFDTLGQKVGSFENQSSIPVNQLKPGLYFLCMEGIGCTSFIKR